The genomic window GGCTGGCCCCTAGCTATAGTCATAAATATACCCCCTTGTTTTAAGTGTTCTCTATTATATAACAGAGAAATTAAGTTTGTCAAGTACAATGTAAAAACAATGAAAAAACAAAAAGATTTTTTGCAAACCTTAGGGCGGCGGATCAGAAAAATACGTGAAACCCAGGGGATCAGCCTGAACAAATTTGCTTATGAAAACGATTTTACCAAATCAGGTTTAAGCAAAATCGAAACCGGACAATCCGATCCGCGCGCCACTACCATCAAAAAAATCACACTGGGACTAAATATTTCTTTTAGCGAATTGGTGGAAAATTTATAAAAAGCCACCCCCGCGCGCCGCGGCCAGACTTAAAGCGCGCAGGGATATACAGGCATTTTTTATTTCTTTTTATTTCAACGCCGCATGCGCCGCGGCCAGGATAGCCAGAGGCACGCGGTAAGGAGAGCAGGACACGTAATTCAAACCGATCTTGTGGCAAAACTGCACGGTGTCTGGATCGCCGCCATGCTCGCCGCAAATGCCGATCTTCAGATCCGGACGCACGCGGCGGCCGCTCTCGATGGCGTACTGCATCATGCGGCCGACGCCGGTCTGGTCAAGGGTCTGAAAAGGATCTTTGTCGTAGATCGCCTTGGCCACATACTCCGGCAAAAATTTGCCGCTGTCGTCGCGTGAAAAACCGCAGCCCATCTGCGTCAGGTCATTCGTGCCAAAAGAGAAAAATTCCGCCGCGGAAGCGATCTCGTCAGCGGTCATCGCCGCGCGCGGCACTTCGATCATCGTGCCAATTTTATAAGTCAGCTTGACGCCGGATTCTTTCAGGACTTTTTCGATCACCGCCACGGCGTTGTCCTTGAGGATTTGCAATTCTTTAATATGCCCGATCAGCGGGATCATGATCTCCGGCACAATATTCTGACCGGATTTTTTGATCGCCGCGGCCGCTTTGATGATCGCCTCGACCTGCATGTCAAAAATCTCTGGATACGTGATACCCAGACGGCAGCCGCGGTGGCCGAGCATCGGGTTAAATTCATGCAGCTGCTTGATCTTGAAATTGAGCTGCTCCACGCTGACCCGCATTTCCTGCGACAGCTCTTCGACTTCTACTTCTTTGGTCGGCAGGAACTCATGCAGCGGCGGATCGAGCAGGCGGATCGTCACAGGCAGGCCGTTCATTGTCCGGAAAAGCCCTGTAAAATCCTCGATCTGCATCGGCAAAAGTTTGGCCAGCGCTTTCTGGCGGCCGGCCACGTCTTCCGCCAGGATCATCTCGCGCACCGCCTTGATCCGGTCGCCGCCGAAAAACATGTGCTCGGTGCGGCACAGGCCGATACCTTCCGCGCCGAAAGCCAGCGCGTCGGACGCTTGATCCGGCTGATCCGCATTGGCGCGCACGCCAAGTTTTTTAAGTTTACCGGCCGCGTCCATGATAAATTTATACTGCTGATAGAGCGCGGATTTTTTCGGGTCGAGAGATTTTTCGATCAGCACCTGCAAAATTTCCGACGGCTTGGTCTTGACCTGCCCGGCGATAACCTCGCCGGTAAAACCGTCCAGCGAAATATAATCGCCCTGCCGGACTGTCCGACCGTTGACCGTCATTAATTTATTGGCATAATCGATATTCAACGCGCCGCAGCCCGCGATGCAGACGCGGCCAAGCTGACGGGCGACCACCGCGGCGTGCGAAGTTGCGCCGCCCTGCGCGGTCAAAATACCCTCGGCAATAACCATGCCTTTGATGTCTTCCGGCGTGGTCTCGATACGCACCAGCACTACTTTTTCTTTATTATTCTGCGCGGCGGCTATCGCTTCCGGCGCGCTGAAGTAGATCTTGCCGCAGGCCGCGCCCGGGCCGGCATTGAGGCCGCGCGCCAAAACCCGTCCGGCGTTCAGCGCCGCTTCTTTGTCCGCGCGGTCGAAGATCGGCCGCAGTAATTCATTTAACTGCTCCGGCAGGACGCGCGAGACGGCGGTCTTTTCGTCGATCAGTTTTTCTTTGAGCATATCGCAAGCGCAGCGCACCGCCGCAAAACCGGTGCGTTTACCGTTGCGAGTCTGCAGCATGTACAGACTGTTTTCCTGAATTGTAAACTCCATATCCTGCATGTCTTTGTAGTGTTTTTCGAGCATATTTTTGTAGCTCAAAAGTTTTTTGTACGTCACCGGCATGACCTCTTCCAGTGACGGAAATTTAGCCTGGCGTTCGGACTCGGCAATGCCGTTGGCGGCGGCCCATTCGCGCGAAGCCTCGAGGGAAATTTTCTGCGGCGTGCGG from Candidatus Margulisiibacteriota bacterium includes these protein-coding regions:
- the ppdK gene encoding pyruvate, phosphate dikinase, with protein sequence MAVKSAKKIKGTRSGVKTAKKTVRPVKKAAAKTKYQKVYFFGNGKAEGNGTMKDILGGKGAGLAEMTNSGVAVPAGFTLTTEMCAQFYENGRQFPAGLEKDVNANIAKLEKAMGRKLGDEKDPLLVSVRSGAKESMPGMMDTILNLGINDKVVVALIRKTNNPRFAWDSYRRFIQMFSDVAMDVDKHLFEHALTEAKHSIADKIGKEKKDVKDTDLAAEDLEKLVGVYKAIYKKTKGADFPQEPKIQLWAAIKAVFGSWNNERAIFYRQKYNIKGLLGTAVNVQAMVFGNMGNTSATGVCFSRNPAAGENKFYGEFLINAQGEDVVAGIRTPQKISLEASREWAAANGIAESERQAKFPSLEEVMPVTYKKLLSYKNMLEKHYKDMQDMEFTIQENSLYMLQTRNGKRTGFAAVRCACDMLKEKLIDEKTAVSRVLPEQLNELLRPIFDRADKEAALNAGRVLARGLNAGPGAACGKIYFSAPEAIAAAQNNKEKVVLVRIETTPEDIKGMVIAEGILTAQGGATSHAAVVARQLGRVCIAGCGALNIDYANKLMTVNGRTVRQGDYISLDGFTGEVIAGQVKTKPSEILQVLIEKSLDPKKSALYQQYKFIMDAAGKLKKLGVRANADQPDQASDALAFGAEGIGLCRTEHMFFGGDRIKAVREMILAEDVAGRQKALAKLLPMQIEDFTGLFRTMNGLPVTIRLLDPPLHEFLPTKEVEVEELSQEMRVSVEQLNFKIKQLHEFNPMLGHRGCRLGITYPEIFDMQVEAIIKAAAAIKKSGQNIVPEIMIPLIGHIKELQILKDNAVAVIEKVLKESGVKLTYKIGTMIEVPRAAMTADEIASAAEFFSFGTNDLTQMGCGFSRDDSGKFLPEYVAKAIYDKDPFQTLDQTGVGRMMQYAIESGRRVRPDLKIGICGEHGGDPDTVQFCHKIGLNYVSCSPYRVPLAILAAAHAALK
- a CDS encoding helix-turn-helix domain-containing protein; the encoded protein is MKKQKDFLQTLGRRIRKIRETQGISLNKFAYENDFTKSGLSKIETGQSDPRATTIKKITLGLNISFSELVENL